The stretch of DNA GGCATGGCCGCCGGCGCCCGCCGCGACCAGGATCAGGCCGTCGACACCGGATTCGATCGCCTTCTCGGCATGGCGCAGGCTGATCACGTCGTGCAGCACGATGCCGCCGTAACTGTGCACCGCGTCGATCAGCTCCTTGGGCGGCGCGCGCAGCGAGGTAATGAAGATCGGCACCTTGTGCTCGACGCAGACCTTGATGTCATGCTCCAGGCGCGCGTTGGAGCTGTGGACGATCTGGTTGACCGCGACCGGACCGACCGGCGCGCCGGGGTTCGCGGCCTTGAACGCGGCCAGTTCCTGCTCGATCTGCGTCAGCCACTCGTCGAGCAGCTCCGCCGGACGCGCATTGAGCGCGGGGAACGAACCGACGATGCCGGCCTTGCACTGCGCCAGCACCAACTCGGGATAGCTGACGATGAACATGGGCGAGGCAATCACGGGCAGGGCCAGGTTCTGCAAGACCTGGGGCAGTTGCTTGGCGGCGGGCATGGTGTCTCCTGAACCACTGGCGGGCACGCTGGTCGTGCCCTAAATGAACGGTCGTTCGATTATAGGGAGTTTATGGGCTGCGTCGCTAGAAGCCCAAGTCTATGCCGATCCTGCGGGCCATGGCGCGCGGGTCAAGGACGCAGGCGGCTACGGCAAAGCTGGCGCCGGCAATGACGAGGTCGTAGTCGAAGGAGGGCATGGCGGTTTCCGGAGAGCGAAGGGCTCCAGTGTGGCCAGCCGGGGTGAGGGCAATGTGTGGCGGGTGTGAAGCGGCGCGGCGGCGCCAGATCCGACCCGACCGCGCAAAAAAAACGCCCCGCATGCGCGGGGCCATCAATTACCACGAAGACTGATACACACGGCGGGCACCTGCCAATGCCGCAGCCGCACACGAAGCATAGGCCGCCAATGTGACGGCGCCGTGGCAGCGCCATGAACCCGGCATGACATCACAGCCCGTAGCGCTTGATCTTGTCGTAGAGCGTGGCCTTGCCCACCTGCAGCAGGTCCGCCGCCTGGCTGACCGCGCCTCCGGTGCGCGCCAGCGCGTCGGCGATCACGGCGCGCTCGAAGTGCTCCATGCGCTCGCGCAGCGGCGCGGTCTCGTCGGGGCCCGCCGCCTGCGCGCCGGCCTGGCCGCCCTCGGGCACGCCCAGCACCATGCGGTCGGCGGCATTGCGCAGCTCGCGCACGTTGCCCGGCCACGGCCGCTGGGCCAGCGCCTGGCGTTGCGCCTCGGACAGCAGCGGCGCGGGCCGCTGGTAGCGCACCGCCGACACCAGCGAGAAATGCTCGAACAGCGGCAC from Cupriavidus taiwanensis encodes:
- a CDS encoding NAD(P)H-dependent flavin oxidoreductase, whose protein sequence is MPAAKQLPQVLQNLALPVIASPMFIVSYPELVLAQCKAGIVGSFPALNARPAELLDEWLTQIEQELAAFKAANPGAPVGPVAVNQIVHSSNARLEHDIKVCVEHKVPIFITSLRAPPKELIDAVHSYGGIVLHDVISLRHAEKAIESGVDGLILVAAGAGGHAGMLSPFALVGEVRKLFDGPIALSGSIATGEAVLAAQAMGADFAYVGTRFIASQEAHAAESYKQSITSSAAADIVYTNLFTGVHGNYIRESISNAGLDPDNLPVADKSKMDFSSGSSKAKAWKDIWGAGQGVGQIHDIPSAGEIVARMKAEYDAAKARLGISR